The genomic stretch TTGGCGCGCGCATTTTCGATGTGGACCTCAGCCAGGCGCTGACGCCGGAAGATTTCCGCGCCGTGCTGCGCGCCCTTGGCGAATACGGCGTGCTGTGTTTTCCGCAGCAGGATCTCGATGCGCCTGCGCTCGCCGCCTATGCCAGCCGCTTCGGCACGCTGGAGGTGAATGTGGCCAACATGTTCCACGCGCCGGACCTGCCCGAGATCATGATCCTCTCCAACAAGCGCGACGAAGCGGGCAAACCGCTTGGCCTGAACGATGCAGGCCAGGGCTGGCACACCGATATGAGCTATTCGACCGAGATCGCGCTGGCCAATGTGCTGCACGCGAAGGAAGTGCCGATGCGCGACGGCCGCCCGCTGGGTGACACGCAATTCCGCAACATGCACGCCGCCTATGACGACCTGCCCGCCGAGGTGAAGGAACGCCTGGAAGGCCGCGTCGCCATCCATGACTTCGTGAAATTCTGGGACATGATGCGCATCCGCCCCGGCTCCATCCGCGCACCCCTGACACCCGAGCAGCGCGCGAAGAAACCGCCGGTGCGCCAGCCCATCTTCCGCGTGCATCCGATCACCGGCCGGCGGGTGCTCTATTGCAACCCGGGCTATGCGATGGCGATCGAAGGGCTGGAAAAGGCCGAGAGCGATGCGCTGCTCGACTACCTCTTTCGCCATCAATCCCAGGCGAAATACCTGCACAGCCACGCCTGGAGTCCAGGCGACGTGCTGATGTGGGACAATATCGGCACCACCCATAATGCGAAGGCCGATTACGCCGCCGGGGAACCTCGCTTCATCCTGCGCGCGCAGGTGATGGCGAGCCTGGATTATGCGGCGCTGGCGGCATGAGGCTGGCCACCCTGAAGGATGGCCGCCTGGCTGGCGTACTGCCCGACGCGCTGGTGCCCCTGCCCGGCCATGACATGATCGCACTGCTGAGCGACGAGGCGGCGATGACCGAAGCCGCCCGCGCCATCGCCTTCGCGGCGCGTCCTGGCCAGTCCGCGGTGCGCCTGCCCCTCGATGAAGCGCTGCTGGCGGCACCCTTGCGCCCCGGCAAGATCATCGGCGTTGGCCGCAATTACGGCGCCCATGCCAGCGAGGTCGGCGGGCCGAAGCTGGCGGCGCCGAAGCTGTTCCTGAAGCCCACCTCCTCGGTCTGTGGCCCTGGCACGGCGGTGCAGATTCCACGCGCGGTCACCAAGCCCGATTGGGAGGCAGAACTCGCCGTCATCATCGGCGCGCCGGCCTTTGAGGTGGAGGAGCGCGTGGCGCTCGACCACGTCGCCGGCTACACCATCCTGAATGACATCTCGGCGCGGGAATTCCAGTTCGACCAGCCGCTGGCGATGACCAGCTTCGCCAAGGGCCTGACGGATTTCTGCCCGATCGGCCCCTGGATCGTCACCGCCGATGAGCTGGGCGAACCCTGGGCACTCGATGTGGATTGCACGCTGAATGGCGAGATGGTGCAGCATGGCAATACGCGCGATCTCATCTTCTCCGTCCCCGCGCTGATTGCCTATATCTCTCGCTTCATGCGGCTCGACACCGGCGATGTCATCGCCACCGGGACGCCGGCTGGCTCCGGCCATTTCCGCACCCCGCCCCGTTATCTGAAAAGCGGCGATGCCCTGGCGCTCGGCGTCTCGGGCATTGGCACGCTGCGACATTCGATCGCATGAGGAAGCTCGCCATGATCCGTGCACTCAGCCTGCTTCTGCTGCTGGCGGCCCCTGCCTGGGCCCAGCCCCGCGCGGGCGATTATCCCAACCGGCCGGTGCGCGTCGTCGTCGCACTCGCGCCCGGCGGCAATGCCGATATCAATGCGCGGCTTGTCTCTGCCGCGCTGAGCCAGGCCCTGGGCCAGCAATTCATCGTGGAAAACCGCCCCTCGGGCGGCGGCGTCGTGGCGATGGAAACCGTGGGGCGCGCGGCACCCGATGGCTATACGCTGCTGGTCGGTGCGCTCGGCTCGCACGCCTTGAATGTCGGGCTGTATCGCAGCCTGCCGGTGCATCCGCTGACCGGGCTGGATCACATCACCATCAGTTCGGAAAGTGCCATGGTGGTGGCGGTGCATCCCTCCACCGGCTGGCGCAATCTGAACGAGATGCGCGCCTCGCTGCTGGAGCGGCCCGGGCATTTCACCTTCGGCAGTTCCGGCAACGGCACCACGGGGCATATCGCGGCCGCGCTGTTGCTGGCGCAGATGGGTGTCACGGCGCAGCACATTCCCTATCGCGGCTCGGCGGCCTCCTTCGCCGATCTTTCGGCCGGGCGCATCCAGTTCCAGGCGGACACCATCTCCTTCCTGGAGCAGCATATCCGCGCCGGCACGGTGAACGGCCTGGTGATCGGCACGGCCACACGCTCGCCCATGACGCCCGACGTGCCGACCGCCGCCGAAGCGGGTTTCCCCGGCTTCCAGGCGACGACCTGGACGCCCTGGTCCAGCGCCATCGGCACGCCGCCCGTGATCCTGGAATTCTTGCAACAGCAGATCGCCGCGCAGCTTGCCGCAGGCCCGGTGCGTGAGCGCATCCTCGCACTCGGCAACACCATCCCCGAGAACATGACGCCGACGCGCACCCGCGCCTTCATCGCCGCTGAGATCGAGAAATGGGTGCCCATCGTGCGTGCCACCGGTGCGACGGTGGATTGAGCATGCTGCACGCCACGCACGGCTCCATCCGGGCCCAGATCCTCGCCATCCTGCATGCCTGGGGCAGCCCGCCGCATCTGGCCGAGACCACCGCCGACATCATGGTGGAAACCGACCTGACCGGCGTGGACAGCCACGGCATCTCCATGCTGATGGCCTATGAGGAGTTGCTGCACAAAGGCCAGCTGCGCATCGCGGGCGAGCCGCGTGTGGTGCGCGATTTCGCCGCGACCGCGATGGTGGACGGGGCGGATGGCCTCGGCCATCCGGCCGCCTTCATGGCCATGAAGCTTGCCGTGGAAAAGGCGCGCGCCTTCGGCGTGGGCGCCGTGGGCGTGGTGAACAGCCATCATTTCGGCGCGGCGGGCTGCTATGCGCGGATTGCGACGGATGCCGGGCTCATCGGCATGGTCACCTCCTCCACGCGCGGCATCCTGATGGTGCCGACGCGGGGCGCCGAACCGGTGCTGGGCACCAACCCCATCGCCTTCGCCGCACCCGCGGGCCGGCACCGGCCCGTGCTGCTGGACATGGCGACCACCACCGTCGCGGGCAACAAGGTGAAGGTCTATCACCTGAACGACAAACCCATCCCCGAAGGCTGGGTGCAGGATGGCGAGGGGCGGCCGGTCACCGACAGCCACATCGCCAATGACTACGTCTTCAAGCACAAGGAAGGCGGCATCACGCCCGTGGGTGGGCCCGAGGCGCTGGGCGGCCACAAGGGCTACGGCCTCGCTTTGATGGCGCATATCCTGGGCGGCGCCATGGTAGGGGCCAGCTTCTCACCGATCCGCAACCGCACGCAGAAGGCAGGGGAGCCGAACAATATCGGCCACTTCATGCTGGCCGTGGACCCGCGCGCCTTCCGCGATATCGAGGGCTATGAGAACGACATGGATGCGGTGATTGACGTGCTGCACGCGACGCGCCCGGCCGACCCCGCCAAGCCCGTGCTGGTGCCGGGCGAGCCGGAGGATGCCTCCCGCGCGAAGCGGCTGGTGGAGGGCATCCCGATGCCGGACAGCCTGGTGCAGCATGTGCGGGACGTGGCCACGCGGGCGGGCGTGGCTTACGTGTTGCAGCCGGCAGGTTGACCGGCCGGATCAGCGACACCCATCGGCGATCCGCGCCGGATCGGCGCGGCGGAATGCTTCGGCCTTCCGAAGCCAAGCTGACGCCCGGCGTCTGAGGGCGTCAAAAATCAAACCGAACGAAGTTCCGTGTTGAAGCTCTTGCTCACGATCTTCCATCCCTCGCCCGTCTTCAGCAGCAGCAGGTAATCCGTGAAGTAGCGCGGCGGGATGCAGCAATTGACCTTCACGCAGGCCGCGTCATCGCCGGCCATGTCCATCGCCAGAATGCGATCTTCCCGCGTGAAACCCTGTTCGGAGGGCTTGGCGCGGGATGCGATGCGCGCGAGCCATTCCTCACGCGGCAGATCCACCACGGTCCCCTCCACCACATTGTAGAGATGCGAAACGGGATGGAAGGCGGCCGCGATCTTCGCGCCATCGCCCTCATACAGGCCATCCAGATAGGTGCGCACCACCGCTTCGATCTGGGTGAGCGCGGGCAGGGTCACGGAACCATCAGGCATCAGGGGCTCTCCTCGTCGCGGAAGATTCCGCGGGTGTCCAGAATGCGGCGCCCCGCGCGCTGGGCACGGGGGATGCGCCGGAAGGCGGCATGGTCGGTCAATACCAGCAGCGCCCCCGGCCCCGCCAGGGCTTCCTCCAGCGAGACCAGCGGCGCCGTCAGCCCGGGGGGTGCCGCGCGCAGATGCGGCTCCACCAGCACCACCTGGCCGGGATGCCGCCGTGCGAGTTCGGCCGCGATGTCCAGCGCGGGGCTTTCGCGCAGATCATCCACATCCGCCTTGAAGGTGAGGCCAAGGCAGATCAGCCGCTCGCCCCCGGCGCAGATCGCCGAGGCCGCATCCAGTACGGCGGCGCGCTTGGCCGCATCCACCGCGCGCGCGGCGGGGATCAGCCGTGCGGCATCCGGCGCCGCATGCGCGAGAAACCACGGGTCCACCGCGATGCAATGCCCGCCGACACCCGGCCCCGGCCGCAGGATCTGCACGCGGGGATGCCGGTTGGCGATTTCGATCACGCGCCAGACATCCAGCCCCTGCGCATCCGCGATCAGGGAGAGTTCATTGGCGAAGGCAATGTTCACGTCACGAAAGGCGTTCTCCGCCAGCTTCACCATCTCGGCCGTTGCGGCATCCGTGCCGACCACCTCGCCGCGCACGAAAAGCCGGTAGAAATCCTGGGCGCGCTGCGTCGCCTCGGGCGTCAGCCCGCCGGCCACGCGGTCATTTTCCACAAGCTCGGTCAGGATGCGGCCGGGCAGCACGCGCTCCGGCCCATAGGCGATGGCGAGGTCGGTCAGCTCCGGCCGCAATTCCGCGAGAAGGGCCGCGATGCGCGCCGTGGTGCCGATCGGGCTCGTGCTTTCCAGCAGCACCAGGTTGCCTGGGCGCAGGGCCGGCGCCAGGGCCCGCGTCGCGTCCAGCACATGGCCGAGCATGGGGGCATGATCCTCGCCCAGCGGCGTGGGCACGGCGATGATGAACACATCCGCCGGCGGCGGCTGCGCGTGCAAGGTGAACAGCCCCGCGCGCAGGGCGCGTTCCAGCAGCGCCTCGACATCCGCCTCGGTGATATGGATGCGGCCCTCGGCCAGCGTGGCGCGCACCGCCGGATTGCTGTCCACCCCCTGCACGGCCATGCCGCGGCTGGCCAGCAGGGCGGCGGTGGGCAGGCCGACATAGCCAAGGCCGATCACGGTGACGCGTGGATTCATCACCGCAGAATGGCACGGCCCTGATCGGCCCGTCACTGCGTTGCGTGGCGCCGGGGCTTCCGCCCGCGGCCGTGCCGGGTGAAACTCCCGGGAACGGAGGAAAAACCATGATCCGCAAAGCTGCGCTTTCAAGACGCTCGCTGCTGGCCTTGCCGGCCCTGCTGCCCGCAACTGCCCTGGGCCAAGGCACCTGGCCGCAAAAGCCCGTGCGTCTGATCGTGCCCTATGCGGCCGGCGGCGGCACGGACATCCTGGCGCGCGCCATGGCCGAGGCTTTGCGCCCCACCCTCGCCCATCCCATCATCGTCGAGAATCGCGCGGGTGCCGCTGGCGTCATCGGCAGCGAGCTGGTGGCCCGGGCCGAACCGGATGGCCATACGCTGACAGCCGTGGTCTCCACCCATGTCATGAACCGGCACGTGCTGAGCCAGGTCCCCTACGACCCAATCCGCGACTTCACGCCCGTCTCGATGCTGACGCGCAACACCATGGTCCTGGCCGCCTCCCACACGCTGCCCTTCACCGACCTTGCCGGCCTGCGCAGCTTCGCCGCGGCCAATCCCGCACGGCTTTCGACCGGCAGCACCGAGGCCCTCTCCCAGTTCATCGGCCAGGAATTGGCGCGGCGCCTGCGCCTCGAAATCCCCGATGTGCAATACCGCTCGGGTGGGCAATTGATGACGGATGTGGTGGCCGGCCACCTGCCGCTGGGCTGGACCAGCACCGCGAGCGCCACGCCGCATCTGGCCACTGGCCGCACCCGCATCATCGCCGTCAGTACATCCACCCGCACGCCCTTCTTCCCCGATGTGCCGACGGTTCAGGAGCAGGGCATCGCCGAATTCGATCTCGCGGGATGGGTGGCGCTGCTGGCGCCGGCGGGCCTGCCGGACGCGATTTCGGCACGCATTCGCGGCTACGTCGGCACGGCCTTCGCCGATGCGGCCTTCCGCGCCCGCCTCACCGCGCTCGGCATCGAGCCCGATCTGCGCCCCCCGGCCGAGACCCTCGCCGCCATGCAGCGCGAGGACCGCATCTGGGCGGCCGCCGCCGCAGCCGGCCACATCACCCGCCAGTGATGCGGGGCCGCCTTTCGCGGCATTGCCGCGGGCGGCATAGTCGCGCCACTGAGCATTGTCGCGTGGCCTGCTGATCCCGGAACGGGCCACCAAAAGCCGCCCTTCCAGGGGCAGGACACAGGAAAAGGACTCCCATGGCACACCCCTCCCTCAAGGCCGCGTTCGATGCGAAGAAATTCGTCGTCGCCCCCGGCATTTTCGACATGATCAGCACCAAGGTGGCGGATGGCATGGGGTTTGATTGCCTCTACGCCACGGGCTTCGGCACGGTCGCCTCGCATCTGGGTGTCGCTGATGCCGGCATCGCGACCTACACCGACATGGTCTCCCGCATGGGCCGCTTCGCGCAGATGGCGAAGACGCCCATCATCGCCGATGCCGATACCGGCTATGGCGGGCTGCTGAATGTGCGCCACACCGTCATGGGGTATGAGGCGGCGGGCATCTCCGGCATTCAGCTCGAAGACCAGGAAATGCCGAAGAAATGCGGCCACACGCCAGGCCGCAGCGTGATCCCGGCCGAGGACATGGTCCTCAAGCTCAAGGTCGCGGTCGAGGCGCGGCGGGATCCGAATTTCCTGATCGTCGCGCGCACCGATGCGCGCACCGGCCTCGGGCTGGAGGAGGCCATTCGCCGTGGCCGCATGTATGGCGATGCGGGTGCGGATATCGTCTTCATCGAAAGCCCGGAAACCGAGGCCGAGATGGTGGAAATCGGCCGTTCCATCAACAAGCCGCTGCTGGCCAACAACGTGGAGGGCGGCCGCACGCCCATCCTGACGGCGGCACGGCTGAAGGAGATCGGCTACAGCATCGCGATCTATCCGGGGGCCGGCTTCCTGGCCGTCGCGGCGGCGCTGGAACGCGTCTATGCGCATCTGCATGCGGTGGGCGACACCAATGGCCTGCCCGCGCAGGAGAGCTACGGCTTTGGCCGCATGTGCGAGCTGATGGGCTTCCCCGAGGTCTGGGAATTCGACAAGAAATGGGCGGTGAAGCCATGAACCAGGTCAAGGCTCTCGTCTTCGACGTCTTTGGCACGGTGATGGATTGGCGCAGTGGCGTGGCGCGCGAATTGGCGGGCTATCTCTCGGCGATCGGGCGCACCGACCTTGATCCCTTCCTGCTCGCAGATGCGTGGCGCAAGCGCTATCAGCCGGCGATGGAGGAATGCCGCTCCGGGCGGCGCGCCTTCACCCGGCTCGATGTGCTGCACCGGGAAAACCTCGAGACCATGCTGGCCGATCATGGTGTCACCGGCTGCAAGCCATCGGATCTGGATGCGCTGAACCTCGCCTGGCACAAGCTGGACCCCTGGCCGGATGTGCTGCTCGGCCTGCACCGGCTGAAGCGCAAATACTTCCTGGCGCCGCTCTCCAACGGCAATATCGCGCTGCTGGCGAACATGGCCAAGCGCGCGCGCATTCCCTG from Sediminicoccus sp. KRV36 encodes the following:
- a CDS encoding TauD/TfdA family dioxygenase; this encodes MRIVPNNTGLGARIFDVDLSQALTPEDFRAVLRALGEYGVLCFPQQDLDAPALAAYASRFGTLEVNVANMFHAPDLPEIMILSNKRDEAGKPLGLNDAGQGWHTDMSYSTEIALANVLHAKEVPMRDGRPLGDTQFRNMHAAYDDLPAEVKERLEGRVAIHDFVKFWDMMRIRPGSIRAPLTPEQRAKKPPVRQPIFRVHPITGRRVLYCNPGYAMAIEGLEKAESDALLDYLFRHQSQAKYLHSHAWSPGDVLMWDNIGTTHNAKADYAAGEPRFILRAQVMASLDYAALAA
- a CDS encoding fumarylacetoacetate hydrolase family protein, encoding MRLATLKDGRLAGVLPDALVPLPGHDMIALLSDEAAMTEAARAIAFAARPGQSAVRLPLDEALLAAPLRPGKIIGVGRNYGAHASEVGGPKLAAPKLFLKPTSSVCGPGTAVQIPRAVTKPDWEAELAVIIGAPAFEVEERVALDHVAGYTILNDISAREFQFDQPLAMTSFAKGLTDFCPIGPWIVTADELGEPWALDVDCTLNGEMVQHGNTRDLIFSVPALIAYISRFMRLDTGDVIATGTPAGSGHFRTPPRYLKSGDALALGVSGIGTLRHSIA
- a CDS encoding tripartite tricarboxylate transporter substrate-binding protein, with protein sequence MIRALSLLLLLAAPAWAQPRAGDYPNRPVRVVVALAPGGNADINARLVSAALSQALGQQFIVENRPSGGGVVAMETVGRAAPDGYTLLVGALGSHALNVGLYRSLPVHPLTGLDHITISSESAMVVAVHPSTGWRNLNEMRASLLERPGHFTFGSSGNGTTGHIAAALLLAQMGVTAQHIPYRGSAASFADLSAGRIQFQADTISFLEQHIRAGTVNGLVIGTATRSPMTPDVPTAAEAGFPGFQATTWTPWSSAIGTPPVILEFLQQQIAAQLAAGPVRERILALGNTIPENMTPTRTRAFIAAEIEKWVPIVRATGATVD
- a CDS encoding Ldh family oxidoreductase yields the protein MLHATHGSIRAQILAILHAWGSPPHLAETTADIMVETDLTGVDSHGISMLMAYEELLHKGQLRIAGEPRVVRDFAATAMVDGADGLGHPAAFMAMKLAVEKARAFGVGAVGVVNSHHFGAAGCYARIATDAGLIGMVTSSTRGILMVPTRGAEPVLGTNPIAFAAPAGRHRPVLLDMATTTVAGNKVKVYHLNDKPIPEGWVQDGEGRPVTDSHIANDYVFKHKEGGITPVGGPEALGGHKGYGLALMAHILGGAMVGASFSPIRNRTQKAGEPNNIGHFMLAVDPRAFRDIEGYENDMDAVIDVLHATRPADPAKPVLVPGEPEDASRAKRLVEGIPMPDSLVQHVRDVATRAGVAYVLQPAG
- a CDS encoding nuclear transport factor 2 family protein; amino-acid sequence: MPDGSVTLPALTQIEAVVRTYLDGLYEGDGAKIAAAFHPVSHLYNVVEGTVVDLPREEWLARIASRAKPSEQGFTREDRILAMDMAGDDAACVKVNCCIPPRYFTDYLLLLKTGEGWKIVSKSFNTELRSV
- the wecC gene encoding UDP-N-acetyl-D-mannosamine dehydrogenase, with the protein product MNPRVTVIGLGYVGLPTAALLASRGMAVQGVDSNPAVRATLAEGRIHITEADVEALLERALRAGLFTLHAQPPPADVFIIAVPTPLGEDHAPMLGHVLDATRALAPALRPGNLVLLESTSPIGTTARIAALLAELRPELTDLAIAYGPERVLPGRILTELVENDRVAGGLTPEATQRAQDFYRLFVRGEVVGTDAATAEMVKLAENAFRDVNIAFANELSLIADAQGLDVWRVIEIANRHPRVQILRPGPGVGGHCIAVDPWFLAHAAPDAARLIPAARAVDAAKRAAVLDAASAICAGGERLICLGLTFKADVDDLRESPALDIAAELARRHPGQVVLVEPHLRAAPPGLTAPLVSLEEALAGPGALLVLTDHAAFRRIPRAQRAGRRILDTRGIFRDEESP
- a CDS encoding tripartite tricarboxylate transporter substrate binding protein; this translates as MIRKAALSRRSLLALPALLPATALGQGTWPQKPVRLIVPYAAGGGTDILARAMAEALRPTLAHPIIVENRAGAAGVIGSELVARAEPDGHTLTAVVSTHVMNRHVLSQVPYDPIRDFTPVSMLTRNTMVLAASHTLPFTDLAGLRSFAAANPARLSTGSTEALSQFIGQELARRLRLEIPDVQYRSGGQLMTDVVAGHLPLGWTSTASATPHLATGRTRIIAVSTSTRTPFFPDVPTVQEQGIAEFDLAGWVALLAPAGLPDAISARIRGYVGTAFADAAFRARLTALGIEPDLRPPAETLAAMQREDRIWAAAAAAGHITRQ
- a CDS encoding isocitrate lyase/PEP mutase family protein, giving the protein MAHPSLKAAFDAKKFVVAPGIFDMISTKVADGMGFDCLYATGFGTVASHLGVADAGIATYTDMVSRMGRFAQMAKTPIIADADTGYGGLLNVRHTVMGYEAAGISGIQLEDQEMPKKCGHTPGRSVIPAEDMVLKLKVAVEARRDPNFLIVARTDARTGLGLEEAIRRGRMYGDAGADIVFIESPETEAEMVEIGRSINKPLLANNVEGGRTPILTAARLKEIGYSIAIYPGAGFLAVAAALERVYAHLHAVGDTNGLPAQESYGFGRMCELMGFPEVWEFDKKWAVKP
- a CDS encoding haloacid dehalogenase type II yields the protein MNQVKALVFDVFGTVMDWRSGVARELAGYLSAIGRTDLDPFLLADAWRKRYQPAMEECRSGRRAFTRLDVLHRENLETMLADHGVTGCKPSDLDALNLAWHKLDPWPDVLLGLHRLKRKYFLAPLSNGNIALLANMAKRARIPWDAILGAEPVQAYKPQPEAYLRTAELLAMHPSEVCLVAAHNGDLRAARAAGLATAFIPRPVEHGAGQSIDLTAEDPWDCVAADFTDLAARLHCG